A window from Vicia villosa cultivar HV-30 ecotype Madison, WI unplaced genomic scaffold, Vvil1.0 ctg.000879F_1_1, whole genome shotgun sequence encodes these proteins:
- the LOC131631870 gene encoding uncharacterized protein LOC131631870, which translates to MLVHTFLLIYKVAPIKYIFEKSALSGQVSRWQMILTEYDIQYVTQKAIKGSVLSDYLAHHPVDDYQPMKFEFLDQDIMCIRNDWMSGPEPGSKWTFVFDGASNELGHGIGAVITSPTSFHIPFTARICFDCNNNVAEYEACIFGIQVAINLRIKILKVYGDSALVICQVNGDWETRHENLIPYRDYILELIPFFDKITFNYIPREEKQLEDALATLSSLLKVSWTNDAPRITIERLDEIAHYETTYSYAIDEADDEKPWFYDIKRYVESQEYSKDVSVTDKKTLRKLATKFFLSGRVLYKRNYDSMLLRCVDRHEVVKIIAETYEKAFGKHSSGHPMVKKILRAGYYWSTMDSNCCDYAKTCHKCQV; encoded by the coding sequence atgttggttcacaccttCTTGTTGATTTACAAGGTGGCTCCAATTAAGTATATCTTTGAAAAGTCTGCTCTCTCAGGACAAGTTTCCCGTTGGCAAATGATTCTAACAGAATATGATATACAATATGTGACGCAAAAGGCCATCAAAGGGAGTGTTTTGTCTGATTATCTTGCTCACCATCCTGTGGATGATTAtcaaccgatgaagtttgaatttctGGACCAGGATATCATGTGTATCAGAAACGACTGGATGTCGGGTCCAGAACCTGGTTCTAAGTGGACGTTTGTGTTTGATGGTGCCTCGAATGAGCTGGGACATGGCATTGGGGCAGTGATTACCTCCCCTACGAGTTTCCATATTCCTTTTACGGCAAGGATTTGTTTTGATTGCAATAATAATGTTGCCGAATATGAAGCCTGTATATTTGGAATCCAAGTCGCGATTAACTTGAGGATTAAGATCCTAAAAGTGTATGGAGATTCAGCTCTAGTAATTTGCCAAgttaatggagattgggaaacacgTCACGAGAATTTGATCCCTTATAGGGATTATATCTTAGAGTTGATCCCATTCTTCGACAAAATTACTTTCAATTATATTCCGAGGGAAGAGAAACAATTAGAAGATGCTTTGGCTACCCTGTCTTCCTTGTTAAAGGTGTCTTGGACTAATGATGCACCTCGTATTACAATTGAACGATTGGATGAGATAGCTCATTATGAAACGACATACAGTTATGCAATTGATGAGGCTGATgatgagaaaccatggttttatgaTATTAAAAGGTACGTTGAAAGTCAAGAGTATTCTAAAGATGTGTCTGTGACAGAcaaaaagactttgagaaagttggcAACGAAGTTTTTCCTTAGTGGCAGAGTGTTGTACAAAAGGAATTATGATTCTatgttgctcagatgcgtggatagacacgaagtagTAAAGATCATAGCAGAAACATACGAAAAGGCATTCGGTAAGCACTCTAGTGGTCACCCGATGGTAAAGAaaattctgagagcaggttattattggtccactatggattCAAATTGTTGTGATTATGCCAAAACTTGTCATAAATGTCAAGTATAA